A region of Phaeodactylum tricornutum CCAP 1055/1 chromosome 14, whole genome shotgun sequence DNA encodes the following proteins:
- a CDS encoding predicted protein, whose amino-acid sequence QSFIFPRFPKSEKESLFIHDVLMQNFIFMDLSTEECDQFVDAMQKEVVGPGTPIITQGAIGDYFYIIESGMVLYMDETKDSGKQVVGKAYSGSSFGELALLYDCPRAVSCVAGPDTQVVLWKVDQNTFRHLVARQTHDHEQEMKDLVRKIDIFKNLEDHAITKFTNAMTPVHWEEGARIVQKGDEGNVFYIIESGNVKIHDIGLGDSQFEDQIVGPGGWFGERALLTGEHRAANVTAMSKVTTLAMDRETFEATVGPLKNFLE is encoded by the coding sequence CAGTCGTTCATTTTTCCACGTTTTCCTAAGAGTGAGAAGGAAAGCTTGTTTATTCATGACGTTCTGATGCAAAATTTCATCTTCATGGACTTGTCCACTGAAGAGTGCGACCAATTTGTCGACGCGATGCAGAAAGAAGTTGTTGGACCGGGAACTCCCATAATCACGCAGGGTGCTATTGGTGACTATTTCTACATCATTGAAAGTGGAATGGTCTTGTACATGGACGAAACGAAAGATTCGGGCAAACAAGTCGTCGGAAAGGCATATAGCGGCAGTTCTTTTGGGGAATTGGCATTATTATACGACTGTCCTCGAGCTGTATCATGTGTGGCAGGCCCCGACACTCAAGTTGTTCTCTGGAAAGTAGACCAGAATACCTTTCGCCATTTAGTAGCTCGCCAAACACACGATCATGAGCAGGAGATGAAGGATCTCGTCCGGAAAATTGACATTTTCAAAAATCTTGAAGACCATGCCATCACGAAGTTTACCAATGCTATGACTCCTGTCCACTGGGAAGAAGGGGCAAGAATTGTTCAAAAAGGGGACGAAGGAAATGTTTTTTACATCATAGAGTCCGGAAACGTGAAAATCCATGACATAGGATTGGGTGATAGCCAATTCGAAGATCAAATCGTGGGACCAGGTGGCTGGTTTGGAGAAAGGGCCCTACTTACTGGCGAACACCGGGCTGCGAATGTGACGGCAATGAGCAAGGTGACCACCCTCGCAATGGACCGAGAGACATTTGAGGCGACTGTCGGTCCCCTTAAGAATTTTCTGGAA
- a CDS encoding predicted protein — protein sequence LSDLDKHRVLGKGAFGEVWLVSDTKKAGKSFALKSISKRTLLESKQEQSVINEKEFLCLLQHPFILNLVASFQDEENVYLLLPLVPGGELFNVLQKQKQKHLGLVNDHAAFYSACTIEAIGHLHQRQIAYRDLKLENILIDTEGYCKIIDLGFAKVVVDKTYTLVGTPEYLAPEIILSKGHDKSVDYWSYGVLVYELLVGHSPFYLKHSSQIDMFKRIVMQKYTIPETVEGHARVLIQDLLIRKPEKRLGNLSKGYFDIKKHAWFEMSKIKFRALLKKTLEAPWKPHLSGATDSSNFDSF from the coding sequence TTGTCGGATTTGGACAAGCATAGGGTACTTGGGAAAGGCGCTTTTGGTGAAGTTTGGTTGGTTAGTGACACCAAGAAAGCGGGAAAGTCCTTCGCCTTAAAATCAATAAGTAAGCGAACGCTGCTTGAATCCAAGCAAGAGCAGAGTGTTATAAACGAGAAGGAATTTCTGTGTTTGCTACAACACCCTTTCATTCTCAACTTGGTTGCATCTTTTCAAGATGAAGAGAATGTttatcttcttcttccgcttgtGCCAGGAGGCGAGCTTTTCAATGTTCTCCAAAAACAGAAACAAAAACATTTGGGATTGGTGAACGACCACGCAGCATTCTACTCTGCCTGTACTATCGAGGCTATTGGGCACCTGCACCAAAGGCAAATCGCTTACCGAGATTTGAAGTTGGAGAATATCTTGATTGATACTGAGGGCTATTGCAAAATCATCGATCTTGGCTTTGCTAAAGTGGTAGTCGACAAGACTTACACACTGGTTGGCACTCCTGAATATCTTGCACCCGAAATTATTTTGTCGAAAGGGCACGATAAATCAGTCGATTACTGGTCGTACGGTGTCCTTGTATATGAGCTTCTCGTAGGACACTCTCCTTTCTATCTCAAACATTCCAGCCAAATCGACATGTTCAAGCGCATTGTCATGCAGAAGTATACGATTCCAGAAACGGTGGAAGGTCATGCGAGAGTTCTGATTCAGGACCTTTTGATCCGAAAACCTGAAAAACGCTTGGGAAATCTGTCCAAAGGCTACTTTGATATTAAAAAACATGCATGGTTCGAAATGTCAAAGATAAAGTTTCGCGCCTTGTTGAAAAAAACCCTCGAGGCGCCTTGGAAACCGCACCTCAGCGGGGCCACAGATTCCTCTAACTTTGACTCTTTC
- a CDS encoding predicted protein: MPRLGGGSSGQTPLLDGDDSGGPLPLTQTLSSLRLEPTQNLSIVPEKTRSERKTPIKFTSFQMPRISSSSSDHAPMLPDRSPEAMQSVSLQKLSQRSVNTFRAAEHGKVDILPISIASSTFNRKRAVSSNNMSSGWYGQSSMPQSERPMPRTQSLRSRRSSSKPTCYDDEQNDGPDKSVTPYTRHVRHGWEDADFGSPYKLSHKSLRRSFTLNKAFLTLQLGHFLQLAVVIVVSFLVFDSYHRAITTTDQLSKFKNDESMLLLHLHRVEQQALNLHEEFDRLSKKDFVESHSIQNEDGRIERKNAVVVDSELIRKQTQQLRQMEEELSHEVRALQESIQIAARSCIVRTFGEGPVQVILDLNFGERNIQGGTKLTILLWYDTPHAAWTLLEQIRKGIWDGASFRLDKGRSIAAAPENPDRESKLEFIEHSQKNHDPWTIGLSDFGDDGIGLFVNLKDNSAFHKQDVCVGKIIDGFDALQQLVDLSRSRTNKISIAAATASHLTREHTSGLV; encoded by the coding sequence ATGCCTCGCCTGGGGGGCGGATCGTCTGGCCAGACACCCCTGCTGGATGGAGACGACTCAGGAGGACCCCTTCCCTTGACCCAAACTTTGTCGTCGCTGCGTTTAGAGCCCACACAAAATCTTTCAATAGTTCCGGAGAAGACAAGGTCAGAAAGGAAAACGCCAATCAAATTCACATCTTTTCAAATGCCTCGCATATCTTCCAGTTCCAGTGACCATGCTCCTATGCTACCAGACCGGTCACCGGAAGCCATGCAGAGTGTGTCCCTACAGAAGCTATCACAACGATCTGTGAATACTTTTCGGGCTGCTGAGCATGGAAAAGTGGATATTTTGCCAATTTCGATAGCATCTTCTACTTTCAATAGAAAACGAGCCGTTTCCTCGAATAACATGTCATCAGGCTGGTACGGGCAGAGTTCTATGCCACAGTCCGAAAGGCCAATGCCTCGTACGCAATCACTAAGATCACGAAGATCGAGTAGCAAACCTACCTGCTATGATGATGAACAAAACGACGGTCCGGATAAATCGGTAACTCCTTACACTCGTCACGTCAGACATGGATGGGAGGACGCCGACTTCGGAAGTCCATACAAACTATCACACAAATCGTTGCGACGAAGCTTCACTCTCAACAAGGCTTTTCTAACGCTGCAACTCGGTCATTTCTTACAACTCGCGGTGGTTATAGTTGTGTCCTTTTTAGTTTTCGACTCTTATCATAGAGCCATTACGACGACCGACCAGCTAAGTAAATTCAAGAACGACGAATCCATGTTGCTATTACATCTTCATCGTGTGGAGCAGCAAGCCTTGAATCTTCACGAAGAATTTGACAGACTTAGCAAAAAAGATTTCGTCGAATCTCACAGCATTCAGAACGAGGATGGTAGGATTGAGCGGAAAAACGCGGTCGTGGTTGACTCAGAACTGATTCGAAAGCAGACACAACAGCTCAGgcaaatggaagaggagCTGAGCCACGAAGTACGAGCGCTTCAAGAAAGTATTCAAATCGCCGCTCGCAGCTGCATTGTTAGAACTTTTGGAGAGGGTCCAGTCCAGGTAATCCTGGATCTTAACTTCGGTGAAAGGAATATACAGGGTGGCACAAAACTCACCATTCTGCTGTGGTATGATACCCCTCATGCAGCCTGGACGCTACTTGAACAAATTCGAAAGGGGATTTGGGACGGTGCTAGCTTCAGACTTGACAAGGGGAGATCAATTGCAGCGGCTCCGGAAAATCCTGACAGGGAATCAAAGCTCGAGTTTATCGAACATTCTCAGAAAAATCACGACCCATGGACGATTGGGTTGAGCGATTTTGGCGATGACGGAATCGGCCTATTTGTCAATCTGAAGGACAATTCGGCTTTCCACAAACAGGATGTCTGTGTTGGGAAAATCATCGACGGTTTCGATGCACTGCAACAGCTAGTTGATCTTTCAAGGAGTCGAACAAACAAAATATCGATAGCCGCGGCGACTGCCTCTCATCTCACTAGAGAACATACTTCTGGGCTCGTATAG